Proteins encoded together in one Altererythrobacter epoxidivorans window:
- the miaB gene encoding tRNA (N6-isopentenyl adenosine(37)-C2)-methylthiotransferase MiaB: protein MTAKTPPRTYRVKSFGCQMNVYDGERMAELLATRGITPAPEGEDADLVVLNTCHIREKAAEKVYSDIGRLVKAGKAAGREPMIAVAGCVAQAEGEEIMARAPAVSMVVGPQAYHRLPEMLDKAVKGERATDTDMPPIAKFDALPERRKIGPTAFLTVQEGCDKFCTYCVVPYTRGAEISRPYSDLVAEAHKLVEAGAREITLLGQNVSAWSGEDTKGHKVGLAGLIRDLARIDGLKRIRYTTSHPADMDDALIAAHGEIDKLMPYLHLPVQSGNDRVLKAMNRSHTAESYLRLLERFRAARPDLALSGDFIVGFPGETEAEFADTLALVDAVGYAQAYSFKYSPRPGTPAATMDGQVPKDVMDDRLQRLQALLNRDQHAFNEGSVGKTCQVLIERKGKHANQWLGKSPWLQSVWFDGDYTIGDLVEVELLEAGPNSLAGRIIEPVIA, encoded by the coding sequence ATGACCGCGAAAACACCTCCACGGACCTACAGGGTCAAGAGCTTCGGCTGCCAGATGAACGTCTATGACGGCGAACGCATGGCGGAACTGCTTGCGACACGCGGGATTACGCCCGCGCCGGAGGGCGAGGACGCCGATCTCGTCGTGCTCAACACCTGCCACATTCGCGAGAAGGCGGCGGAGAAGGTTTATTCGGACATCGGGCGGCTGGTGAAGGCGGGCAAGGCCGCGGGCCGTGAACCGATGATCGCGGTTGCCGGCTGTGTTGCGCAGGCCGAGGGTGAAGAGATCATGGCGCGCGCGCCAGCGGTCAGCATGGTGGTCGGCCCGCAGGCATATCACCGGCTCCCGGAAATGCTCGACAAAGCGGTTAAGGGCGAGCGTGCGACCGACACCGACATGCCGCCGATCGCGAAATTCGATGCCCTGCCAGAACGGCGCAAGATCGGTCCAACCGCTTTCCTGACGGTGCAGGAAGGGTGCGACAAGTTCTGCACCTATTGCGTGGTGCCCTATACCCGCGGCGCGGAAATCTCGCGCCCTTACAGCGACCTCGTGGCCGAAGCGCACAAACTGGTCGAAGCGGGCGCGCGTGAAATCACGCTGCTCGGGCAAAACGTAAGCGCATGGTCCGGTGAGGACACAAAGGGACACAAGGTGGGCCTGGCGGGACTGATCCGTGACCTGGCTAGGATCGATGGGCTGAAGCGCATCCGCTATACGACCAGCCACCCTGCCGACATGGATGACGCGCTGATTGCCGCCCATGGCGAGATCGACAAGCTGATGCCCTATCTCCACCTGCCGGTGCAGTCGGGCAACGATCGCGTGCTCAAGGCAATGAACCGCAGCCACACGGCGGAAAGCTATCTCAGGCTGCTCGAGCGATTTCGTGCGGCGCGACCTGATCTTGCCCTGTCAGGCGACTTCATCGTCGGTTTCCCGGGCGAGACCGAAGCCGAGTTCGCCGACACCCTCGCGCTGGTCGATGCGGTCGGTTACGCGCAGGCATACAGCTTCAAATATTCGCCGCGTCCCGGCACCCCCGCTGCGACGATGGACGGGCAGGTTCCAAAGGACGTGATGGACGACCGTCTGCAACGGCTGCAGGCGCTCTTGAACCGTGACCAGCACGCCTTCAACGAGGGGAGCGTTGGCAAAACTTGCCAGGTCCTGATCGAACGCAAGGGCAAGCACGCCAACCAGTGGCTCGGCAAATCGCCTTGGCTGCAAAGCGTCTGGTTCGACGGCGATTATACCATCGGCGACCTGGTCGAGGTCGAACTGCTCGAAGCCGGCCCCAATTCGCTTGCGGGCCGGATCATCGAGCCGGTGATCGCCTGA